One genomic segment of Impatiens glandulifera chromosome 6, dImpGla2.1, whole genome shotgun sequence includes these proteins:
- the LOC124943025 gene encoding F-box protein CPR1-like, with the protein MSQLPDDILRIIFSKLPVKSLLRLKCVSKSWFSIITSPSFVKLHLNTVLTKNSLSLFSWDYHLHLFSANFYSTRAVLEFTRDDYQPIRDTVFAGTFCGSVNGLICILNPVDYVVYLCNPSTRKAIKLPDPPTNVSIHSTFYTLYDYQFGFDHVNKDYKVVRLGMLIEAKRKQFGYKLSVYSLTSNSWYSLEKFNHYPTLYGRSCIVSGVFYWLSEHMGEQEVIGFDLGTENCRVIKFPPAAAAYESSPCIITNLDLFEDILSLTCHYDSGAVHMWLLKEDSSMQKTWSRFISLPSPINPRTALMIESVKPIAYSECHKKVMLYIDYTCVWYTLEQELVEPIMLRGLVNLWNIQPCIESLVSLDLDVTTNNLTSHEEEENM; encoded by the coding sequence ATGTCGCAGTTGCCGGATGATATTCTGCGAATCATTTTCTCCAAGTTACCTGTTAAATCTCTGCTTAGATTAAAATGTGTATCAAAATCCTGGTTTTCCATTATAACCAGTCCATCCTTTGTGAAACTACATTTGAATACAGTCCTAACTAAGAACAGCCTTAGCCTCTTCTCCTGGGACTATCATCTTCATCTCTTTTCCGCCAACTTTTATTCTACTCGAGCTGTTCTTGAATTTACTAGGGATGATTATCAGCCAATAAGGGATACTGTCTTTGCTGGCACATTTTGTGGCAGCGTCAATGGCTTAATCTGCATTTTAAACCCCGTGGACTATGTTGTTTATCTGTGTAACCCATCAACAAGAAAAGCTATAAAACTGCCTGACCCGCCGACTAATGTCTCAATCCACTCTACGTTTTACACGCTCTACGATTATCAGTTTGGTTTCGATCATGTTAATAAAGACTATAAAGTTGTGAGATTGGGGATGTTAATTGAAGCAAAAAGAAAACAGTTTGGATATAAACTAAGTGTTTACAGTTTAACATCGAATTCTTGGTATTCACTAGAAAAATTCAACCATTATCCTACTCTTTACGGAAGAAGTTGTATTGTTTCTGGAGTTTTCTACTGGCTTTCAGAACACATGGGAGAACAAGAAGTTATAGGATTTGATCTTGGGACAGAGAATTGCAGAGTCATCAAATTTCCTCCTGCTGCTGCTGCATACGAAAGTTCTCCGTGTATTATAACCAATTTAGACCTGTTTGAAGACATATTATCTTTAACCTGTCATTACGACTCCGGAGCTGTCCACATGTGGTTATTAAAGGAAGACAGTAGTATGCAAAAAACTTGGTCGAGATTCATATCGTTGCCATCGCCAATTAACCCTAGGACGGCCTTAATGATTGAATCAGTCAAACCCATTGCTTATTCTGAGTGTCATAAAAAAGTAATGTTGTATATAGATTATACATGTGTTTGGTATACTTTAGAACAGGAGTTAGTTGAACCTATTATGCTTCGTGGCTTAGTAAATCTCTGGAATATTCAACCTTGCATAGAAAGCTTAGTTTCTCTGGATCTGGATGTTACAACAAACAATTTAACCAGtcatgaagaagaggagaacaTGTGA
- the LOC124942206 gene encoding probable folate-biopterin transporter 2, which translates to MGEGEKPSSNFELEDESKKKRIWAFLWAPVQWLKMLSMEMHWSFVFGVVVVYGISQGLGGALLRVGTEFYMKDVQKVQPSEAQIYSGITNIPWIVKPIWGILTDVVPIFGYHRSPYFIFSGALGIISMLFLSMQKRLHLVMALVSLTASSAGAAIADVTVDACVAQNSGALPLLAADLQSLCALSSSIGSLLGFAFSGILVHLIGPKAVLGLLAIPSGLVLSVGILLKEPYIPNFGYRQVTRKFIDAAKDMWTTLKCPEVWRPCIYMFISLALSLNIHQGMFYWYTDAKTGPGFSQETIGFIYSIGSVGSLLGAILYQYNLKDHSFRNLCFWTQLLFGLSGMLDLVLILRLNLKLGIPDYLFVVIDVSVSHLIGRLKWMPLLVLSSKLCPPGIEGTLFALLMSIDNAGLLTASWAGGVLLHLLKVTRDKFDHLWLAVLVRNIMRLLPLCLLFLVPGGDPNSSILSTNDDVKEEIKAQEEDNMELVSLVSKDEGR; encoded by the exons ATGGGGGAAGGAGAGAAACCTTCGTCTAATTTTGAGCTTGAAGATGAATCTAAGAAGAAGAGGATCTGGGCTTTTTTATGGGCGCCAGTTCAATGGCTCAAAATGTTGTCCATGGAAATGCATTGGAGCTTCGTTTTTGGAGTTGTTGTTGTATATGGGATAAGTCAAGGATTGGGTGGTGCTCTTCTTCGTGTAGGTACTGAGTTTTATATGAAGGATGTTCAGAAAGTGCAGCCTTCTGAAGCTCAGATTTACTCTGGAATAACTAATATTCCTTGGATTGTTAAACCTATTTGGGGGATTCTCACTGATGTTGTTCCCATTTTTGGGTATCATCGAAGTCCTTACTTCATTTTTTCAG GTGCTCTAGGAATCATCTCCATGCTGTTCCTATCAATGCAGAAAAGGTTGCATCTTGTTATGGCTCTGGTTTCTTTAACAGCATCAAGTGCTGGCGCTGCTATAGCGGATGTTACTGTTGATGCTTGTGTAGCACAAAACAGCGGTGCTCTTCCATTGCTAGCAGCCGATTTGCAAAGCTTATGCGCCTTGAGTTCCTCTATTGGATCATTGCTTGGATTCGCTTTTAGCGGAATCTTGGTTCATTTGATTGGACCTAAG GCAGTTTTAGGTTTGCTTGCAATCCCTTCTGGACTTGTATTGTCAGTTGGCATTTTGCTCAAGGAACCTTACATTCCCAATTTTGGTTACAGACAG GTTACAAGGAAGTTCATTGATGCTGCCAAGGATATGTGGACAACCTTAAAATGCCCAGAAGTTTGGAGGCCATGCATTTACATGTTCATATCCCTTGCTTTAAGTTTAAATATCCATCAAGGAATGTTCTATTGGTATACAGATGCAAAGACTGGTCCAGGTTTCTCCCAG GAAACAATTGGTTTCATATATTCAATTGGTTCAGTTGGTTCTCTTCTAGGAGCTATTTTATATCAATACAATCTTAAAGATCATTCCTTTAGAAATCTATGCTTTTGGACCCAATTGCTATTTGGTCTTTCTGGAATGCTGGATTTAGTTCTCATACTACGACTAAACTTGAAACTAGGAATACCCGATTATCTATTTGTTGTGATCGACGTTAGTGTTTCTCACTTGATCGGACGGTTGAAATGGATGCCACTTTTAGTTCTAAGTTCTAAGCTTTGCCCGCCTGGCATTGAAGGCACTTTGTTTGCTTTGCTGATGTCCATCGACAATGCTGGCCTGTTAACTGCTTCATGGGCAGGGGGAGTTTTGCTTCATTTGTTGAAGGTGACTCGTGATAAGTTTGATCATCTTTGGCTGGCGGTTTTGGTTAGGAATATAATGAGACTTTTGCCGCTTTGTTTACTGTTCTTGGTACCTGGTGGCGATCCCAATTCGTCTATTCTTTCCACAAATGATGATGTAAAGGAAGAGATCAAAGCACAAGAGGAAGATAATATGGAACTTGTCTCTCTTGTTAGTAAAGATGAGGGAAGATAA
- the LOC124942335 gene encoding mitochondrial import inner membrane translocase subunit TIM22-4-like produces MSSDQDKEFNNIPSSSSDGDQIPVQIQPLRLPTPEEVQGQDVWNNCAVRSVFSGVMGGGLGLFMGLFLGSLDTPLVQEELTTRQQIVNQAKNMGRRSLSSCKAFAVMGFVFSAAECVVEKARAKHDITNTVAAGCVTGGAMSARGGPKAACVGCAGFAAFSVVIEKFFDRYN; encoded by the exons ATGAGTTCCGATCAAgacaaagaatttaacaatattCCTTCTTCGAGCTCCGATGGAGACCAGATTCCTGTCCAGATTCAGCCTCTCCGACTTCCCACGCCGGAAGAGGTGCAAGGACAGGACGTTTGGAACAATTGCGCCGTTCGTAGCGTGTTTAGCGGAGTCATGG GAGGAGGATTGGGGTTGTTCATGGGTTTATTTTTGGGATCATTGGACACTCCTTTGGTGCAAGAAGAATTGACTACCAGACAACAGATAGTTAACCAGGCAAAAAATATGGGAAGAAGGAGTTTGAGTTCTTGTAAGGCTTTTGCTGTAATGGGTTTTGTGTTCTCTGCTGCTGAATGTGTtgttgaaaag GCCCGGGCTAAACATGACATTACAAACACAGTGGCTGCTGGTTGTGTAACTGGAGGTGCAATGTCAGCTAGAG GGGGACCAAAAGCTGCATGTGTTGGTTGTGCCGGGTTTGCTGCATTTTCAGTTGTTATAGAGAAGTTCTTCGATAGATATAActga
- the LOC124943024 gene encoding F-box protein CPR1-like encodes MDDEIHVIMKNQTWHLVDKPPDKKVICEKWIFKDKHLFIRHKIKDKKFNLSYVDEEQTSDIFRKSTSKITFSYNSNSSASSLKMMQLPNEILEEIFCRLSVRDLIRFRCVSKSWFALISSPYFIKLHMERSDQTKRNHSLYLPNDIHCREVFDFLKPVKVDYVPLKFRNYGLQPSGSCNGLLCMSKMNDIDNVFLWNPSTKKYIKLPYEPVDLPYRIDLFIWTCDYRIVYDSTNEDYKVVRFGVLQLGRRAIDVIDYEVKVYSLRLNLWHRLEKFDHYPNWKSIGDSIAGGALHWISKWKKVIVAFDIVTERYRILPHPEYHGSYDDLYLNNLGGCLSLSCHYKSSNVDVFLLKEYGGKNEHWSKLITLSPIISFEIYYPVKPIAYSYSDKQVVIALGDSRLILYNLEQKSVEETMIHGVVGRSLLELHICIESLVSVDVPICNHPRDA; translated from the exons ATGGATGACGAAATCCATGTGATCATGAAGAATCAGACATGGCATCTCGTTGACAAGCCACCCGACAAAAAAGTCATTTGTGAAAAATGGATCTTCAAAGACAAGCATCTTTTTATCCGACACAAGATAAAAGACAAAAAATTCAACTTGAGTTATGTCGATGAAGAACAGACATCTGACATTTTTCGCAAAAGTACTTCCAAGATAACG ttcTCTTACAATAGTAATAGTTCAGCCTCCAG TCTAAAGATGATGCAATTACCAAATGAGATTCTAGAGGAGATTTTTTGTCGGTTGTCAGTTAGGGATCTGATCCGTTTCAGATGTGTATCTAAATCATGGTTTGCCCTAATCAGTAGTCCGTATTTTATCAAATTGCATATGGAACGATCGGATCAAACCAAGAGAAACCATAGTCTCTACCTTCCGAATGACATTCACTGTCGGGAGGTTTTTGATTTCCTAAAACCGGTGAAGGTTGATTATGTTCCATTGAAGTTTCGGAACTATGGACTTCAGCCTAGTGGTTCCTGTAATGGCTTGCTTTGCATGTCAAAGATGAATGACATTGACAATGTTTTTTTATGGAATCCATCAAcaaaaaagtatataaaactGCCTTATGAACCTGTTGATCTACCCTATAGAATTGACTTATTTATTTGGACGTGTGATTATCGAATTGTTTATGATAGCACTAATGAAGATTACAAGGTGGTGAGATTTGGGGTGCTCCAACTTGGACGACGCGCCATCGACGTCATCGACTATGAGGTTAAGGTTTATAGTTTGAGATTAAATTTGTGGCATAGACTAGAGAAGTTTGATCACTATCCGAATTGGAAGAGCATTGGAGATTCCATAGCTGGTGGAGCTCTACACTGGATCTCGAAATGGAAAAAAGTGATTGTTGCCTTTGATATTGTGACAGAGAGATACAGAATACTTCCACACCCAGAGTATCACGGTTCTTATGAtgatttatatttgaataatttaggAGGATGTCTCTCCTTAAGTTGTCATTACAAATCATCGAATGTGGATGTGTTTTTGCTGAAAGAATATGGCGGGAAGAATGAACATTGGTCGAAATTAATTACATTGTCACCAATAATTTCTTTTGAGATTTATTACCCCGTGAAACCTATTGCTTATTCATATAGTGATAAACAAGTAGTGATTGCTTTGGGTGATTCGAGgcttattttgtataatttagaGCAGAAGTCGGTTGAGGAAACTATGATTCATGGTGTGGTAGGAAGATCATTACTGGAGCTACACATTTGCATTGAAAGTCTCGTCTCTGTCGATGTTCCTATATGTAACCATCCTCGAGATGCTTaa
- the LOC124942124 gene encoding E3 ubiquitin-protein ligase HAKAI homolog has translation MLQIKLSKGSSTETGGVGGGKPCSSDMVTVACPDHLVLADLPVGKSLGPPPAALLLKTVGRKNRRPLGERVHFCVRCDLPIAIYGRLSPCDHVFCLECARLDPGCYLCDQKIVKIQTIKLMEGIFICAAPHCLVSFLSVSDFESHIHENHANLLNQNNIIEKEDGNELEDINVKQQQSTAVSASDSTTARAPPPKLPFSPTTSSNSQINDRDEKYRRPPMLQQPRPPPPTPFFGQQTQIQQLDQNPNYPPNFQMQGNPNQILAAPPPMFGAQPFYGGGVPPFEPGSVLGFPPNANFQENYPRPWNMGQPVAAPFDPSTANMAPLPHLQPPMMPPQMSPHMSQQSYPGGEMGNDGQGFGWQYDKRDNFGNNRESQ, from the exons ATGCTGCAGATTAAGTTGAGTAAAGGATCATCTACAGAAACTGGCGGCGTAGGAGGGGGAAAACCTTGTTCATCAGATATGGTAACAGTTGCTTGTCCTGATCATTTAGTTCTAGCAGATTTGCCGGTAGGTAAAAGTCTTGGTCCGCCTCCTGCTGCTCTTCTTCTTAAGACTGTTGGTCGTAAGAATCGCCGTCCACTCGGTGAACGTGTCCATTTCTGCGTTCGTTGTGACCTTCCAATTGCTATTTATGGCCGATTG AGCCCTTGTGATCATGTATTCTGTCTTGAATGTGCAAGGCTTGATCCTGGGTGTTACCT CTGCGATCAGAAAATCGTAAAAATTCAGACGATCAAACTGATGGAAGGGATCTTCATTTGCGCAGCTCCTCATTGCCTCGTATCATTCTTATCAGTATCGGATTTTGAATCCCATATACATGAAAACCATGCTAACCTActgaatcaaaataatattatagagAAAGAAGACGGAAATGAATTGGAGGATATCAACGTTAAACAACAACAGTCAACGGCGGTTTCAGCTTCTGATTCCACCACTGCTAGAGCTCCACCACCAAAACTTCCCTTCTCGCCTACTACTAGTTCAAATTCTCAAATTAACGATCGAGATGAAAAATATCGTCGACCCCCAATGTTGCAACAACCGAGGCCTCCTCCTCCAACTCCATTCTTTGGGCAGCAAACTCAAATTCAACAATTAGATCAGAATCCCAACTATCCCCCAAACTTTCAAATGCAGGGTAACCCTAATCAGATTCTAGCTGCCCCTCCTCCTATGTTTGGTGCTCAACCATTCTATGGTGGTGGTGTTCCACCATTTGAACCAGGATCGGTGTTGGGTTTTCCGCCAAATGCTAATTTTCAGGAGAATTATCCTCGGCCGTGGAATATGGGTCAACCAGTTGCTGCTCCTTTTGACCCTTCGACTGCTAATATGGCACCTCTTCCTCATTTGCAGCCACCTATGATGCCTCCTCAAATGTCGCCTCATATGTCACAGCAGTCTTATCCTGGGGGTGAAATGGGAAACGATGGACAGGGTTTCGGGTGGCAATATGATAAGCGCGATAATTTTGGTAATAACCGAGAATCGCAGTAA